The following is a genomic window from Neodiprion lecontei isolate iyNeoLeco1 chromosome 4, iyNeoLeco1.1, whole genome shotgun sequence.
ACAGCTACGAAAAAAAGGCCGAAGCTGCTAATCGTACGTCAATTGATACGTGTATGGTGTAAATTGTCTCAGGcatcggagaaaaaaattttttctttttcgaggCAGAGCACACATCTCATGCCGCAAATCTGCAGGGAGCCATTTCGGAAGCGCACGTGTGCAAGACTTCTTACAACTGCGGTAACAGACGGAGAGTAGTTTGCCCGCAGAGTCATGCATGCGCCAAGGTGATGGCCGTAACGTGAACTTACGATAGAATGCTACCTGGGTGCTTTTACCGACTCGTCTTATGGAATATTTGGGGTGTGTTAAATCGAATCGGCATTGCCAAAGAATACGGCAAATTCGCCCCTGTTTTTCAGCTCCTGCTACGATGCCTTTACCCGCGAAGCAAAGTTAATACGGTCAGTAGTTTTTATACCCTTTATACCTAATGTAATTACAGCCAACGTCACACCAatcgctttttttttgcacaacggattcaaatttaatttaatgcATATTTGAGCATAGTATATGCGAGCGAATACCTCACAATGCGAAATTATTCATCAtgtgattaaaatttaattaattggtTAACGAAGGTTGAAAAGTTGTATGGAGATTAGGGTGGCCCTTaatattggtaaaaaaaaaaaaaaaaattctctcggCCCTTAAATTGACTCcaaatactaaaaaatgatttttaaacgtGAAATCCGCTCTTAATTTTAGTATTAACCTGTGCCCCAAAGGCCCTTTCAAGGAGTTAAAATCGATTAGGAGTAATTataaaggtaaaaaatttgaaaaaaaaaagttttacacaGTTTTTCCTGCGAAAATACATGCCGTTATCCGTATTTCGACAGCATTACTTTTTTGACATGAAATAGATAcgagaaaatggaaaagtaATCGGATCAAAAAATCACAACGCTATATTGGCAATAATTACGTTCGGAGATGTTACATTGATTTCCAGCTCATTTTTGTAGATGTTTCACCTTTTTTCCCcactaaaaattttccttaaaACAGTCCTTATTTCTGCTTCTCAAATTCAAATCAGATAATCTCTCATTTTATCTAATTAAAAAGAAGTATTTTACACGTATTTATTAGCGATTAATAACATATCAAAAATTCCGCATTTTATCTTTACATTGCTCTAATGTCCGGATCACCTTAAGAAATTCAGATAATGTGCGGAATGtggtaaaattacttttagatTAGTTTAAGTTGCCACACAATgttatttcattgtttatatgcaaaatgatcaaaaaattttaaaaaaaatcgatttcaactCCTTTAAAGGGCCTTTGGGACACGggttaatattaaaattaagagcggATTTcactttaaaaatcattttttaatattccgAGTCAATTCAAGGGttgagagggaaaaaaatgtttttttaccAATATTAAGGGCCACCGTAATGGAGATAGTAACAATTAAGATGTGAATGTTATTATACCTCGAATTTTCGGAGTTTGTTCAAACTGTAGATAGAGTAGAAGGAGGTAAATCTCCCCCATATTTCGCTAACAGAAAGTAGTCCTATTTTTCAAGATAAATGTGAAACGCTTCAAAATGTTTGCCATTTCGTGCTGATATATAAGTGATATTAGTAACTTAATTACAAGTGTAATGTTTCGAATACTTTTATCATGGTACaactgaacattttcaaatagaGGACAGTCACTATAatgagtaattttttaaattcatgaGACTCACCGATGCCAGTCTGTTCTGTCGTGAATTAAATATTCCTGTGGAGAATCCTGAATAAATTTCGTATTCCTGTGGAGAACGcgtaacaaattttatattcctgtggagaacactgaataaattttatattcctgtggagaacactgaataattttatattcctgtggcgaacacgtaacaaattttatattcctgtggagaacactgaataaattttatattcctgtggagaacactgaataattttatattcctgtggaggacactgaataaattttatattcctgtggataACACTTAAATTTTATACTCCTGTGGAGAACACGtaacaaattttatactcCTGTGGAGAACAcgtaacaaattttatattcctgtggagaacactgaataattttatattcctgtggagaacactgaataaattttatatttctgtgGAGAAcactgaataattttatattcctgtggaggacactgaataaattttatattcctgtggataACACTTAAATTTTATACTCCTGTGGAGAACAcgtaacaaattttatattcctgtggagaacactgaataattttatattcctgtggataacacttaacaaattttttattcccatCGAGAACACttaagaaattttatattcctttgGAGAAcactgaataattttatattcctgtggagaacactgaataaattttatattcctgtggagagcactgaataattttatattcctgtggaggacactgaataaattttatattcctgtggataacacttaacaaattttttattcccatCGAGAACACttaagaaattttatattcctttgGAGAAcactgaataattttatattcctgtggagaacactgaataattttatattcctgtggagaacactgaataattttatattcctgtggagaacactgaataaattttatattcctgtggagaacactgaataattttatattcctgtggaggacactgaataaattttatattcctgtggataACActtaacaaattttatattcccatTGAGAATACttaagaaattttatattctgtTCGGAAGTATCACTGAATAAACTTAGTATTGAACGATCCGCAGGGTGATCGGTATTGCTGAATATCATGGTAAAACCCAAATTGCTTTATCCTAAAATGGCACTCGTTCGCTGAAAAAACGATTACTGCTTGACGCGACAAAGAATATCATCGATGGAGAACCCACCATAATTTTTCACCCCGCAAATAGAATAAACGCGGTCTTTAAATTACGCGCTGCACTTGCTAAGATCTAACGTCACTACATTTTAATGAGGCGATCGAGAACAGAGGATTAGAACttgcgaaaataatttcgattgTTACTTGAGTTTAGCtggcaacgaatgaaaattgactgTGAATTTCTTCACAGCCTAAACGACTTCGCGGTGCCGATTAACTGCTATGTGTTTATCTCTGCGCTCCGAATCCCTTCACACGACAAATTGCAGATGTAAATCTGAATATTCGCGGCtacttttcatatttctttcACTTTAATAACGAGAAATAACAACCATACCGTAACGGCACGCCAAGACCCGTCCGTTAAATTGGagggaagagagaaaaattttataccgattGTCTGTTGTTTGTACGACTCGAACCCCACAGTATAAGTCACGAATCCCGCCAAAATCCGTTGACCACGAAATAGGACGTTGACAAGCATAGATAACGAATGCCAATTGAATGCACTTTATTTGTTACCGACTTTCTCTCAAAATTGCATGAAGATATTCTGATCTTTGTTCTGTACGGTATATTCAAAACCCGAGTAAATCTCGAATAAAATGTCTATCTTTCGCTAATAAAACCGGGCAACGGCCATCGTGAggttatttcaattatttcaaccGACTTTGTACATCAAATTAACGAATATTTACACTCACAATTATCTTCCTAGTCACGGGAAACCGCTATGTGAATCACTTAGGTCAGCATATACTCGATATAAAACCGCGAAGATGATAAATAGGGCATGATTTTAGAATAAATATGGCGTAATTGAAACTGCAAAATAGATAACTTTTGGTCACTGCTCGCAGCATACCGGCATcactgaataattttcaatagggcttatatattatatgccttgatcgaaaagaaaaactataAGTACAAGCGTTTTAAGAGATAATAAATGTAGGTACGTAATAATTTGtccattttttattctggTGTTTTCCGAAGTCCTTCATACAATTGGATGTAGATTACCGGGAATCGTTTTATGATCGGTTCTGCATTCAATTTAAAACGTAAATGTGTAGTTAGAATAGAAAAGGGGAGATTCTGATATGTCCGATAAAATGATACAATTATAATTCAGAATAGACCTTTCTTCATCTTTATcgtcatatttttatatccgccAATTGTTCGATTTGAGACATACTACTCCGTGGTTGAGACGCCCTGGTAGCAAAATTTCGTTTCGCTACAGCCTAGGGGTCCTAGGGGTTACTTGTTAGTTGGGAAACTGGCTACATTTGGCTACCTGTGCGCCGATTTTTGGCGATTTGCGGTACTATTTATTTAGGAACCCCGCACCATGAAGACTAGAGCAGCCCCCTGATACACGCTGCTAAAAGcggttcgcaaaatgtccctcgattctgccgccaatctccaccactagtggcgctagtagttgtCTGACAAGCTCGCGCGTGGTCAGCGAGGGCAGCGAGCGTGTCAGAAatctactagcgccacgtagaggaactaaaaaacggggacaaaacacgtacaattttttagtatacgagcagtggtgagtTCAGGGGGCTGGACTAGAGTAAAGGAGTCCGAACGCACAGTGATGAAAGATCTTGTAGTTCGGGATGTATCCTCAAGCGATATCAGCGCCTGGTTACGAATAGGATACATACGTGAGGATCGACGATTCAAAAATCACCGCGCTGACGATGCCCGCAGTGGTAGCGCCGCCAGGCGGTTACAATCCGCGGATCGTTCATCACTTTCACCGACCATTTGGCTAGCATTGCGTTCGGACTCCTCACCTCTAGTTACCATGCCCGCACCTTGGCAGCACCGTGTACGTAACTACTTACTTCACGCTAGCAGCAGTTAGAGCGTGCAGCAGCGGGTGGCAGCGGGCATGAGCGGGCAGTCGAAGCCGAACCGAAGAGCCGAGTCGATTTGAGAGGGATGCGCAACTGTCATAACAGCAGCTCGTTTGTAATCCGGGTAAAGTGATGATGATGAGTTCTTTATTATGCCAGAATGCGAGATCTTTCTGCGTATTGGGGTTGGAAATCCTATGAGGATATCAGCAGGGCGCCGGGCAATATACAATAGTTTGCACTGGGTCGGAGCAATCGCGGCATCGGCAAATTAGAAGTGCTCCGTGTCGCGGGGAGTACGTATGTGTGTGCGTTATACgtgcgaaaaatatttcaaaatggaTATTATTGTTTGCGACGAAGTCACCGCTCCACGTGATACAACAAAGGCTATAATCGCTCGACCGTCGCAGCGTTGGTAATGCAAAAGTAAGAGAGCGCATCTTTGCCATGGCGTCTGCTGCAGAACAGCAACAGACTACCCTGGAATTTTACCAGGCAATGGCTGACTTCAAAAACATGTTTCCACAGATGGACGATGACGTTATCGAGGTACCACCTTGTTTACACCCAACACCTCCAcgtatatttgaaataaatacatacagaATATTTTAAACTTAGCTCATATCTTTTTCCAGGCTGTGTTACGTTCGAACCAGGGTGCAGTTGACACAACTATCGATCAGCTACTGGCAATGAGCACGGACAACGAGAATGAAAAGATCAGAAGTGAGATTGAGCAGAGCGAAGATTCATCTGAAGATAATCAGGCTAAAATCGAGCCTTGCAAGTCGCTGAAGACTATTCACAAGTGGCAGCCTCCCTTGCTAGGTCCGTTGCCAGACACATTTCTGAGGCTTCCCAGGCAGTGGAGCGAGAGCTGCGAAATGCCGGAGCCTGGCGGCGCATTAGAAGGCTCCACACTGGAGGACGAACGTATTGCAATCTTTCTTCAAAACGAAGAATTCATGGCAGAACTGAGGTGGAATGAAGATTTTCTTTCCACCTTGGCCAGCGGTCAGTCGATGAGTCAGGCAAATTATAAAGAAGAGCAAATGTACGCCGTGTCTGATACTGATTAATCCGaccattatttttgttttttttgtagaTACTAAATTAGACGAATGTGAGAAATCTGCAGGCACAGTAAGCCACGACGATGAGGATTTATTCAAAGAAAGATTACGAAATATGGGTAAAGGTATTGAGAAACGGGATTTATTCAATAAACTGAAGCTGAGGCCTGCTTTGCCAAAGAAGCGTCTAAACttttaaatactttttcacATACTGTTACAGTTTCGCGGCGTAAATTCGCCCAGCTCACCAAGGTGTTTACACGGAGTAAGAAACGTGGTGGAAGACAGCTGCTACCACCCACACCATCGTGTGACGACCTTTTGGAATCTGAGGAAGTATCCAGATCTCAAAACTAGGCTTCCGCCTGTTCTCCAGTACTTCCTTGAAAGGAACAGAGTTATAATCTCTAGTCAACATCGTTATCCTGACCAGATTGAATAATATTCAGGTTAGAAATGTATGTGGTGTAGAAAAAAAGTAGTAATGTTACTGGTTTTTGAAGAAAAGCAAAGATTCTAGTCACGCAAGTAGGAGAGAATcagtgaaagaaaatataacaatgcAAGCAAATGGAATCCTCAACAAGctatattaaaataataaccCAACGTATACTTATATTGTCGCTATAATCACAAAAAACTTGGTAATTATTGAGGTGAAGAGATATTGTTGGAAATAGTCAATACCCTGGATACACTTCAAGGATCTGGTAGCTCTTACACGTAATCAAATCAGAGATATTTAGTCGTCGAATTTCATTTCTCTggaatcaaatgaaaatttacctCACAAAGGACCCTTTACGGATTGCGTAGTTATTCAGGAATCAAATTTAATACCTACTTAATGCATAAAATGAACTACTTGGGGTTAGTCCCGCGGCAGAAGCTAATAACTCCAAACGATTAGCTTTGAATTCGTGCCTCAAGATAAACCGTAACCATCCTCGTTTCAATATCATTCCGTGTGCTTATCAGAGAACTGTTCAATATTAGGATTGTAAAAGCAATGTAATCTCTTCTGATCGGCATATCTAGTCATTTATCTGTCTACCAATCGTCGAATGTATTATACTACCGATAATACTGTTACTTTAGTACAGTTTataagtaagaaaaatatagcaAAGACGTTGAAATTCGTCAGACAtaccaataaaaaaattgcgcgACAGAAATTGAAGTCACACTTATGGAAAACCTGATACCCACAGTGTGCTAGTTTTGTACCAAGGTGAGATGACACATTTGAAGGACAAACTGAAACTAGTATCAGTATAAACTTAGCCGTTTATTTGAGTTActtaaaaattgtatatttcgTAATACAGAGCATGGTATTATATGCTTGTTATGAAAGTCCCTATTATACGCTTGGTTATAATATTCAAAcgtgtttttcaaatttaacatTAAAACTTATAGCTAATGACTCAGAGAGAAGACGTATCCGGCTGCTTGAAGAATACTCGCGCGCCCGAAAGGCTATAATAGAGAAGTTGAAACTCAGCATTTCTTTCTGCCAGACATTTTAATGTTAAAGCTCTAGTCTGTTGTAATTTTTCGTCGCCACAATCGTCTTTATGCTGCGCCGCTATTCTTTCTCGAGTCATTTGTTCCTCGACGGTTTTGAACCACTGAAGTCCGTCTATTTCCGTGTTCTGATCAAGAAGGGCGTTAATGTATGCGACTCCCATTGCAAATCCATCGTCGGTGAATGCTGCCCCGGTCTTATTCTTTTTAGACATTTTCTCTTTGTTTCCCAGAGCATTATCGACATAACTGAGTGTGAGTGGAGGAATGATGGCGTAAAATTGTTGTAAGTGGACGTTTTTTGTATCGCGGAATGCA
Proteins encoded in this region:
- the LOC107218742 gene encoding CUE domain-containing protein 1 isoform X1, which gives rise to MASAAEQQQTTLEFYQAMADFKNMFPQMDDDVIEAVLRSNQGAVDTTIDQLLAMSTDNENEKIRSEIEQSEDSSEDNQAKIEPCKSLKTIHKWQPPLLGPLPDTFLRLPRQWSESCEMPEPGGALEGSTLEDERIAIFLQNEEFMAELRWNEDFLSTLASDTKLDECEKSAGTVSHDDEDLFKERLRNMGKVSRRKFAQLTKVFTRSKKRGGRQLLPPTPSCDDLLESEEVSRSQN
- the LOC107218742 gene encoding CUE domain-containing protein 1 isoform X2, with protein sequence MASAAEQQQTTLEFYQAMADFKNMFPQMDDDVIEAVLRSNQGAVDTTIDQLLAMSTDNENEKIRSEIEQSEDSSEDNQAKIEPCKSLKTIHKWQPPLLGPLPDTFLRLPRQWSESCEMPEPGGALEGSTLEDERIAIFLQNEEFMAELRWNEDFLSTLASDTKLDECEKSAGTVSHDDEDLFKERLRNMVSRRKFAQLTKVFTRSKKRGGRQLLPPTPSCDDLLESEEVSRSQN